Proteins encoded by one window of Candidatus Poribacteria bacterium:
- a CDS encoding ABC-F family ATP-binding cassette domain-containing protein gives MSLIRLEHVTKLYDPDLILDDISVAIEHGDRIGLIGRNGTGKTTLIKIINGMLANFKGKVVSAKGLHIGYLSQEPELARDCTLRQEMLKVFEKQRALEDKMLLLAEEMETAETSHLLAEYARIQEQHEKLGGYDYEHEINRILGGLGFSELDFNLPIRVLSGGQKSRATLAKLLLEKPDLLLFDEPTNHLDINGIEWLENYLNIEYNGAVLVVSHDRYFLDKVVRKVWELEEHKIKIYRGNYSKYIETKNVEKLVGEREFKKQQAYIAHEEEFIRLNIAGQRTREAQGRRKRLARLERVEKPRRDAPTLKINFTPEARGGNDILRCQNVGKTFGDKVIFTNLNFEVYRRDVIGIIGANGTGKTTLFRMILGDEAATQGEMWVGPTLKFGHYTQELEGLNPDNEIINEIWALRPKQTQGEIRNFLAKFLFSGDDVFKRVGNLSGGEQSRVLLAKLLLANANVLLLDEPTNHLDIPAREALEAALAEYPATLFIISHDRYLLNNLATKLLIFDGKPGGTAELFEGNYAEYIAQEQQASQADQLQNEDNPKIENTQTGSPKRKSKSKRKRKIRAQRLVGSN, from the coding sequence ATGTCTTTAATACGATTAGAACACGTCACCAAATTGTATGATCCAGACCTGATTCTGGACGATATATCGGTCGCAATTGAGCATGGCGATAGAATTGGATTAATTGGCCGTAACGGAACTGGAAAAACAACGTTAATTAAAATTATTAACGGTATGCTTGCCAATTTTAAAGGGAAAGTTGTGTCCGCGAAAGGATTGCACATCGGCTACCTTAGCCAAGAACCTGAACTCGCACGCGACTGTACCCTAAGGCAGGAGATGCTCAAAGTTTTTGAAAAACAACGAGCACTTGAAGATAAGATGCTCCTCCTCGCAGAGGAGATGGAGACGGCAGAAACATCACATCTCTTAGCAGAATATGCTCGGATTCAGGAACAACACGAGAAACTGGGGGGCTACGATTACGAACACGAGATTAACCGCATCCTCGGCGGCTTAGGTTTCAGTGAACTCGACTTCAATCTTCCGATTCGCGTGTTGAGCGGCGGACAAAAAAGCCGAGCAACACTTGCCAAGTTACTCCTCGAAAAGCCCGATCTTCTACTTTTCGATGAACCTACGAATCACCTTGACATCAACGGGATCGAATGGCTTGAAAACTATCTCAACATCGAATATAACGGTGCAGTCCTCGTCGTCTCTCACGATCGGTATTTTTTAGACAAGGTTGTCCGAAAGGTTTGGGAACTCGAAGAACATAAGATAAAAATTTACCGTGGGAACTACTCCAAATACATTGAAACCAAAAATGTTGAAAAACTCGTCGGAGAACGGGAATTCAAAAAACAACAAGCGTATATTGCACACGAAGAGGAATTTATTCGCCTCAACATTGCAGGACAGCGCACACGAGAAGCACAAGGCAGACGGAAAAGATTAGCGCGATTGGAGAGAGTCGAAAAACCGAGGCGCGACGCGCCCACGCTGAAAATTAACTTTACACCTGAAGCGCGCGGCGGAAACGATATCCTCCGCTGCCAAAATGTTGGCAAAACATTTGGCGACAAGGTGATTTTTACAAACCTGAATTTTGAGGTGTATCGTCGCGATGTTATCGGAATTATCGGGGCGAACGGCACTGGAAAAACAACGCTCTTCCGAATGATTTTAGGCGATGAAGCAGCAACACAAGGTGAAATGTGGGTAGGACCCACGCTTAAATTCGGCCACTATACCCAAGAATTGGAAGGACTCAACCCAGATAATGAAATCATTAACGAAATCTGGGCACTTCGACCAAAGCAGACACAGGGCGAAATACGAAACTTTTTGGCGAAATTTTTATTTTCCGGCGATGATGTATTCAAACGGGTTGGAAATCTGAGTGGAGGAGAACAGAGCCGCGTACTCCTTGCAAAACTGCTATTAGCGAACGCGAACGTCTTACTCCTTGATGAACCGACGAACCATCTTGATATCCCAGCGCGCGAGGCTTTGGAAGCAGCACTGGCAGAATATCCAGCAACGCTCTTCATTATCTCCCACGATCGGTACCTGCTAAACAATCTTGCGACAAAATTGCTCATCTTTGATGGTAAACCCGGAGGGACTGCGGAACTTTTTGAAGGCAACTACGCCGAGTACATAGCACAGGAGCAACAAGCCTCTCAAGCAGATCAACTACAAAACGAAGACAACCCAAAAATAGAAAATACGCAAACTGGTTCACCCAAACGTAAATCGAAATCAAAGCGAAAGCGAAAAATAAGAGCACAGCGTCTCGTCGGTAGCAATTAA
- the ftsY gene encoding signal recognition particle-docking protein FtsY yields the protein MLRNLFKGGDKSHNESDAVDERGNWFNRLKSGLSKTRDQFLSQLSSLLRVGRKIDEDLMEEIEEILIQSDVGVDTTLTLMDNVRERVKAEGLSDSSELGSVIKSEILNLLGADVPLQIENEKPYTILVLGVNGAGKTTTIGKLASRFTTNGQQVLVAAGDTFRAAAEDQLAIWCKRAGAELIRGGENAEPAAVVFDAVHAAKHRDADVLIVDTAGRLHTKKPLMDELSKIGRVMGRAQAGAPHEVLLVIDGTVGQNALMQAKIFNEAVPITGVAVTKLDGTAKGGIVIAVNAEIGAPVKLIGIGEKLDDLRDFAGADFVEALFADETTGA from the coding sequence ATGCTTAGAAATTTATTTAAAGGTGGTGATAAAAGCCACAATGAATCCGATGCTGTAGATGAGCGGGGAAACTGGTTTAATCGGCTTAAGTCCGGCTTATCGAAAACCCGCGACCAGTTCCTGTCTCAACTGTCAAGTCTCCTACGGGTTGGCAGAAAAATTGACGAAGATTTGATGGAGGAAATTGAGGAGATTTTAATCCAATCGGATGTAGGTGTTGATACCACATTGACGTTGATGGATAACGTCAGGGAGAGAGTAAAAGCGGAAGGATTGAGCGATTCTTCCGAATTGGGATCGGTCATAAAATCCGAAATTTTGAATTTGCTTGGCGCGGATGTCCCACTGCAGATTGAAAATGAGAAACCGTATACAATTTTAGTCTTGGGTGTAAATGGCGCGGGAAAAACGACAACGATCGGCAAACTCGCAAGTCGCTTTACCACGAATGGACAACAAGTGCTTGTTGCTGCGGGTGATACGTTCCGTGCAGCAGCGGAGGACCAGCTTGCTATTTGGTGTAAGCGTGCTGGTGCGGAATTAATTCGCGGTGGCGAGAATGCTGAACCCGCCGCTGTTGTCTTTGATGCGGTTCACGCAGCGAAGCATCGCGATGCGGATGTGCTAATTGTAGATACCGCGGGGAGGCTGCATACCAAAAAACCGTTGATGGATGAATTGTCAAAAATCGGGCGTGTAATGGGACGAGCACAAGCTGGAGCACCCCATGAAGTACTCCTTGTCATTGATGGAACGGTGGGTCAAAATGCCCTAATGCAAGCGAAGATTTTCAATGAGGCGGTGCCGATTACAGGGGTCGCCGTTACGAAACTGGATGGCACTGCGAAGGGCGGCATTGTAATTGCGGTAAATGCGGAGATTGGTGCCCCTGTCAAACTGATTGGTATTGGTGAGAAACTTGACGATTTGAGAGATTTCGCGGGGGCAGATTTCGTTGAAGCACTCTTTGCAGATGAAACAACAGGCGCGTAA
- a CDS encoding alpha-2-macroglobulin — translation MAAELSKNSSTNPRDRNLLLKSLIGLVGLMSILLGVCIFYIVQGNMRARTRYSVKTFTPQGEIPQWADFSITFSEAIIDKSRVGTEVPAEALRFTPAVQGTARWAARDRVGFFLDAPLAPSTQYTVQLTPELNPSETFLLTGQKEFKFATEPFAVQQTRMEFTSHNEHVTGSGTIAFNYPVTIVDLKAHLSIELDDGTEVPYQIETNAATARTVRFKTKRIKRGKVNREIKIRIEKGFKCTGGKIGLEKPSVTPVILRGRGTLGVTYSDVWESDGTPYISVSFSAPVLSDTIEPYLELTPAVTYKVTSDYRNIRIYGDFKRRTTYTLKIQKGLTARNDAVLKQDYMTRLKIPDIKPQLRFLGDGFFLARKGQLNLGVATINVERVELNIEKVFANNLIYVSKLERWSRWSRNLGKPIHTEVLDVSSQLNEEVTTPISLEEYLSDEHVGIFKVVARNTRNRWNSAHQWVLITDLGISAKRLGDRLYVWVKSLSTGKPVPSARVKLISDNNQTLFRGATNWAGFIEFTDVAEKTENFTPFMITVEKRDDLAFIQLDRHEIATVDFNIAGSAYLQKGYEAFLYTSRGVYRPGETVQLAGIVRGPKHKIPQPLPTRIEVISPDGRILRELRQQTNKSGACDVQIPIPDYALTGSYIAKMRIADRVVGSAQFQVEEFMPDRMKVSVTADKAAYKLGDELDIEVTAINLFGPPAVGRKVQVSCDLEAVPFLTDSVLQDTDEKKWSSFVFGNTSSNFEKQRIELGEAKTDTTGKTHYQFTIPATLKAPSLLNGILTATVSEVGGRAVTASHRVVIHPYSHYVGLRQTTTGDVKINKPLRFDYIAIDDAMAAAPGRALKLSLYKVHWNTILRQNTAGRYKYVSEPQMTEVETQMLTSAEEAQTVTLTPSDYGEYRVRIEDIASTAAAELKFYVSGWGRTPVSMEHPTRLDLTLDKPAYRPEQTAKLSIKAPFPGTLLLTVERGKVLSHRTIVMKNNTATLSIPVRYAYRPNVYLSATLTRSIPTEAAASGEQSPLPARAFGVIPLKIDETRRRLSVEMSLEQIDDTGKKKKISLLNPKEDAASADGSLQVSKSENNEVTVRPNSEVTIAFEVHGRRSWQKYDVCIAAVDEGILTLTDFRTPNPHDYFYRQRGLKTRSFDLYSGILPEIAAVTDNSSTGGDGAMRQAGRQKRLNTGSIRRVKPVSLWSGFVRTDGNGRGTVQFKIPQFNGTLRLMAVAFTGGDYGASEAHLTVREPIVLTPTFPRFLAGGDKIRVPVTLFNGTGEDGEFKVQLQAAGDVQLLSASSESSILSRRGEVTSSERVGKPNPYDNQQLKTENALSIDKSVEAGIEAQVFFDILVHDAIGEADFNLSAHGNTETTQLEVKIPLRSVAPPVTKTGQGVVRAGEPVDFILPANLIPDSSEFSLTLSPFPSIKFADSLRYLVRYPHGCLEQTTSKVFPLLYFSDLARSVEPMLAAENSVDYYITSGIIKIESMLKSNNRFSYWPGGTYVNPWSSIYASHFLVEARKAGYEVADRVYEAMLEGLRAQAKFSPNMENENEEKKIRREISLATYAAYVLAAAGQPDRGTMHYLKNRGLSGLSDYSHFQLAGAFALSGELETALSMLPVSVSLPVNGNGKGTGQRETGGTFDSSIRAQAIMLDVLAEVNANHPSVPMFVKHLSEAASEGNRWATTQENAFAFLALGKILKKQMDRNYTGTLKLNGEHFANFDATETRYTDEAWDGTRIQLSVEGEGSCYYYWSAFGIQRDSFIEEYERELQVSRRYFNKDGEGLTGTFVHGDLIVAEITVKALTANLENVVIVDMLPTGFEIENPRLESRAGIPWLKAQDFKPDYLDIRDDRLIFFGTFPRQRERKFYYALRAVTQGEFTLPPIVAEAMYDPTKSAVKGSMRIEVVAEQ, via the coding sequence ATGGCAGCCGAACTTTCCAAAAATTCCTCGACGAACCCCAGGGACCGAAATTTGCTTTTAAAAAGTTTAATCGGTTTAGTTGGGCTGATGTCCATCCTTCTCGGTGTCTGTATCTTCTATATCGTGCAAGGTAACATGCGCGCACGAACACGATACAGTGTAAAGACCTTCACGCCGCAAGGAGAGATTCCACAATGGGCTGATTTCTCGATTACGTTCTCAGAGGCAATCATCGATAAGTCGCGTGTCGGAACTGAAGTTCCAGCAGAGGCACTTCGGTTTACGCCAGCCGTCCAAGGCACTGCCCGCTGGGCTGCGCGCGATAGAGTCGGTTTTTTCTTAGATGCCCCTTTAGCACCCTCTACACAATATACTGTCCAACTCACACCAGAACTCAACCCATCCGAAACCTTCCTACTCACCGGACAAAAAGAGTTTAAATTCGCCACCGAACCTTTCGCAGTCCAACAGACACGTATGGAGTTTACTTCTCACAATGAGCATGTAACGGGGTCTGGCACAATAGCATTTAACTATCCGGTAACCATTGTCGACTTAAAGGCACACCTCTCCATTGAACTCGACGATGGAACAGAAGTTCCATACCAAATTGAAACCAACGCCGCGACAGCACGAACGGTAAGATTCAAAACAAAACGAATAAAACGCGGCAAGGTGAACCGAGAGATAAAAATTAGGATTGAAAAGGGATTCAAGTGTACAGGTGGAAAAATTGGTTTGGAAAAACCAAGCGTTACGCCCGTGATACTCCGAGGAAGAGGGACACTCGGTGTAACATATTCAGATGTTTGGGAAAGTGATGGTACGCCCTATATTTCGGTCAGTTTCAGTGCACCGGTACTCAGTGACACAATTGAGCCGTACTTAGAACTTACACCGGCAGTAACATATAAGGTGACATCCGATTATCGAAACATAAGAATCTACGGCGATTTTAAGAGACGGACGACCTACACACTGAAGATTCAAAAAGGCTTAACAGCACGAAACGATGCCGTTTTAAAACAGGACTACATGACGCGGCTCAAGATTCCCGACATTAAACCGCAGCTCCGGTTTCTCGGTGATGGCTTCTTCCTCGCGAGAAAGGGGCAGCTGAACCTGGGGGTCGCAACGATTAACGTGGAACGCGTGGAACTCAATATCGAGAAAGTTTTTGCAAACAATCTTATCTATGTCTCGAAATTAGAGAGATGGAGCCGTTGGAGCAGAAATTTAGGTAAACCCATTCATACAGAAGTGCTTGATGTGTCTTCTCAATTGAACGAAGAGGTGACGACACCTATCTCTTTGGAGGAGTATCTCTCAGATGAACATGTCGGTATCTTCAAAGTTGTAGCACGAAACACACGAAATAGGTGGAACAGTGCACATCAATGGGTGCTCATCACGGATTTGGGCATTAGTGCTAAACGCCTCGGAGATAGACTGTACGTTTGGGTGAAATCCCTATCTACCGGTAAACCCGTACCAAGCGCGCGCGTCAAACTCATCAGCGATAACAACCAAACATTGTTCAGGGGTGCAACCAACTGGGCAGGATTCATTGAGTTCACAGATGTTGCGGAGAAGACGGAAAACTTTACACCCTTTATGATCACCGTCGAGAAACGCGATGATCTTGCTTTCATTCAATTGGACCGGCATGAAATCGCAACAGTAGATTTCAATATCGCAGGTTCCGCCTATCTGCAAAAAGGCTATGAAGCCTTTCTATACACCAGCAGGGGCGTTTATCGTCCGGGTGAAACTGTTCAACTCGCTGGCATTGTCCGAGGACCCAAGCATAAAATACCACAACCGCTGCCTACGCGAATTGAAGTTATCTCTCCTGATGGCAGAATCTTGCGAGAGTTAAGGCAGCAAACAAACAAAAGTGGTGCCTGCGATGTGCAAATTCCCATTCCTGATTATGCCTTGACCGGCAGCTATATTGCCAAGATGCGGATCGCTGATCGGGTCGTTGGAAGCGCACAATTTCAGGTTGAAGAATTTATGCCCGATCGAATGAAAGTTTCTGTGACAGCGGACAAAGCCGCCTATAAACTCGGAGATGAACTTGACATTGAAGTCACTGCCATCAATCTGTTCGGTCCTCCAGCTGTAGGACGGAAGGTGCAAGTTTCATGCGATTTAGAAGCAGTCCCGTTCCTAACAGACAGCGTCCTACAAGACACAGATGAAAAAAAATGGAGTTCGTTCGTTTTCGGAAATACCAGCTCAAATTTTGAGAAACAGAGAATTGAGTTGGGAGAAGCCAAAACTGACACAACGGGTAAGACGCACTATCAGTTCACAATTCCTGCAACATTGAAAGCTCCCTCCTTGCTAAACGGGATTCTGACAGCAACCGTCAGCGAAGTCGGTGGCAGAGCAGTCACCGCTTCACACCGAGTTGTTATCCACCCATACTCGCATTATGTCGGACTCCGACAGACAACGACCGGAGATGTAAAAATTAACAAACCGCTTCGTTTCGACTATATCGCTATCGACGATGCAATGGCAGCCGCGCCGGGACGAGCTTTAAAACTCAGTCTATACAAGGTCCATTGGAACACAATACTTCGGCAGAACACCGCAGGACGTTACAAGTACGTCTCTGAACCGCAGATGACAGAAGTGGAAACACAGATGTTAACTTCAGCGGAGGAAGCGCAAACGGTGACGTTAACACCCTCAGACTATGGCGAATACCGTGTCCGTATTGAGGACATCGCCTCAACAGCAGCAGCAGAATTAAAGTTTTATGTCAGCGGATGGGGGCGTACGCCTGTCTCTATGGAGCACCCTACTCGGTTAGACCTAACGCTGGATAAACCTGCCTACCGTCCGGAACAAACAGCGAAACTGTCCATTAAGGCACCCTTCCCCGGCACACTCTTGCTTACTGTCGAGCGAGGAAAGGTGTTAAGTCACCGGACAATAGTAATGAAAAACAATACCGCGACTCTATCAATTCCGGTCCGGTATGCCTATAGACCGAATGTGTATCTTTCCGCGACGCTGACCCGTTCCATCCCAACGGAAGCGGCCGCGAGTGGTGAACAGTCGCCTCTTCCTGCGCGCGCGTTTGGCGTAATTCCATTGAAAATAGATGAAACGCGGAGACGACTCTCTGTAGAGATGTCGCTTGAGCAGATAGATGATACCGGTAAGAAAAAGAAGATTTCGCTCCTCAATCCGAAAGAGGACGCTGCATCTGCGGATGGCAGTTTACAAGTCTCCAAGTCTGAAAATAACGAGGTAACAGTCCGCCCTAACAGCGAGGTGACCATAGCGTTTGAAGTCCACGGTAGACGCTCTTGGCAAAAATACGATGTCTGTATCGCAGCTGTTGATGAAGGGATTCTCACGCTAACAGACTTCAGAACGCCTAACCCACACGACTACTTCTATCGACAACGCGGGCTTAAGACGCGCTCTTTTGACCTGTATAGTGGGATTCTACCTGAAATCGCAGCTGTTACCGATAATTCAAGCACAGGTGGAGATGGAGCGATGCGTCAGGCAGGACGGCAGAAACGACTGAATACTGGTAGTATTCGGCGGGTGAAGCCGGTTTCGCTCTGGTCAGGCTTTGTAAGAACGGATGGAAACGGACGCGGCACTGTCCAATTCAAAATTCCGCAGTTCAACGGAACACTGCGGCTAATGGCAGTTGCATTCACCGGGGGAGATTACGGGGCATCGGAAGCCCATTTGACCGTCCGAGAACCCATTGTCTTAACACCAACATTCCCCCGATTTCTCGCAGGCGGTGACAAGATTCGTGTACCCGTCACCCTTTTCAATGGTACAGGTGAGGACGGAGAATTCAAGGTACAATTGCAAGCGGCAGGCGATGTGCAACTCCTTTCAGCAAGTTCAGAGTCCTCAATCCTCAGTCGTAGGGGCGAGGTTACCTCGTCCGAACGGGTTGGGAAACCCAACCCCTACGACAACCAACAACTGAAAACTGAAAACGCTCTCAGTATAGATAAGAGCGTTGAGGCGGGCATAGAAGCCCAGGTCTTTTTTGATATTCTCGTTCACGATGCCATAGGAGAAGCCGATTTCAATCTCTCCGCGCATGGTAATACCGAGACGACACAGCTGGAGGTAAAAATCCCACTGCGCTCTGTCGCTCCACCCGTTACAAAAACAGGACAGGGGGTGGTACGCGCCGGTGAACCTGTAGATTTCATTTTGCCTGCGAATTTGATACCAGATTCGTCAGAATTCAGTCTGACGCTATCACCATTCCCAAGTATCAAATTTGCGGACAGCCTCCGTTACCTTGTCCGCTACCCACACGGATGTTTGGAACAGACAACGAGCAAGGTCTTTCCACTCCTCTACTTCAGCGACTTAGCGCGAAGTGTCGAACCGATGCTGGCAGCAGAAAATTCAGTAGACTACTACATCACATCAGGTATCATAAAAATCGAAAGTATGCTGAAGTCAAACAACCGTTTTAGCTACTGGCCCGGTGGTACTTACGTCAACCCATGGAGCAGCATCTACGCGTCCCACTTCCTTGTAGAAGCACGGAAAGCAGGTTACGAAGTCGCAGATCGAGTTTACGAGGCAATGCTGGAAGGTTTGAGAGCACAAGCGAAATTCTCACCAAACATGGAAAACGAAAATGAAGAAAAAAAGATAAGGAGAGAGATTTCGCTTGCAACCTACGCAGCTTACGTCTTAGCTGCCGCCGGTCAACCTGATCGAGGGACAATGCACTACCTGAAAAATAGGGGTTTAAGCGGACTCAGCGATTACAGCCATTTCCAACTCGCAGGGGCGTTTGCGCTCAGTGGCGAACTGGAAACCGCCTTGTCAATGCTTCCGGTGTCGGTATCACTGCCTGTTAATGGAAATGGTAAAGGAACAGGACAACGGGAAACGGGTGGAACGTTTGACTCGTCTATTCGCGCCCAAGCCATTATGCTGGATGTGCTTGCTGAAGTCAACGCAAACCATCCATCAGTTCCGATGTTTGTCAAGCACTTGAGTGAAGCGGCATCGGAAGGCAATCGCTGGGCAACAACACAGGAGAACGCTTTCGCTTTCCTCGCATTAGGTAAGATTTTGAAGAAGCAGATGGACCGAAATTACACCGGCACCCTGAAACTTAACGGCGAACACTTCGCGAATTTTGATGCAACGGAAACGCGCTACACCGATGAAGCATGGGACGGAACGCGCATCCAACTCTCCGTCGAAGGCGAAGGCAGCTGCTACTATTACTGGAGTGCATTCGGTATCCAACGCGATTCCTTTATTGAGGAATATGAGCGCGAGTTACAGGTGAGCCGCCGCTATTTCAACAAAGATGGTGAAGGACTTACCGGTACATTTGTGCACGGCGATTTAATCGTTGCGGAGATAACCGTCAAAGCCCTTACCGCTAACCTCGAAAACGTCGTTATCGTCGATATGTTGCCCACAGGCTTTGAGATTGAGAACCCGCGGCTGGAGTCCCGTGCGGGTATCCCGTGGTTGAAAGCGCAAGACTTCAAACCGGACTATCTCGATATTCGCGACGACCGGCTTATTTTCTTCGGTACCTTCCCACGGCAACGTGAACGTAAGTTCTATTACGCCCTACGCGCTGTCACACAAGGTGAATTTACGTTACCTCCTATTGTCGCTGAAGCGATGTACGATCCAACAAAATCTGCAGTAAAAGGTAGCATGCGGATTGAAGTGGTCGCAGAACAATGA
- a CDS encoding sigma-70 family RNA polymerase sigma factor produces MQSQSSESLPPECYDDNELIERFQNGDTAAFDMLFTRYQKRTYRLVQRFVSNPEDASDLTQDAFIRAYQGLGDFKSQCQFYSWLYRITVNLCIDFLRKKARSEVLLYDSDESDELPMANIPDPRSESPAKAAENKELRAHIRKAVRRLPPKQRQIFILRHWDGLSLKDIAAAVGRSDGTVKAHLLHAHRNLRRHLRGYVRETGH; encoded by the coding sequence ATGCAGTCCCAAAGTTCTGAAAGTCTGCCTCCAGAATGTTACGATGACAACGAACTAATTGAGCGATTTCAAAACGGCGACACCGCCGCATTTGATATGCTCTTCACCCGCTACCAAAAACGCACCTACCGTTTGGTGCAACGCTTCGTCTCAAACCCGGAAGATGCATCAGATTTAACACAAGATGCCTTCATACGCGCGTATCAAGGATTAGGCGACTTTAAAAGCCAATGCCAGTTTTACAGTTGGCTTTACCGAATTACGGTGAATCTTTGTATCGATTTCTTAAGGAAAAAGGCGAGATCGGAAGTCCTCTTGTACGACTCCGATGAATCTGATGAACTGCCGATGGCGAACATCCCGGACCCTCGCTCAGAATCACCAGCAAAAGCGGCCGAGAATAAGGAGTTGAGGGCTCATATCCGGAAAGCCGTTCGTCGCCTCCCTCCAAAGCAACGGCAAATCTTCATTTTACGACACTGGGATGGGCTATCACTTAAAGACATTGCGGCTGCCGTTGGGAGATCCGACGGAACAGTTAAAGCGCATCTGCTCCACGCACATCGTAACCTTCGTAGGCATCTCCGCGGTTACGTACGAGAAACAGGTCACTAA
- a CDS encoding MarR family transcriptional regulator → MSKDQEFHNEIDVVMRVMHHAQAAVKSRFIQEVVPNRLTIVQFNALQHLHWYGSEAGMSVSELGEHLGLAHNTTSGLVSRLERHGWVIRRKCEKDRRRARIKLTPQSEQLFRERVEHATNFWQSTFGQLSTQEQENLIESLKRLKQVMAKPVWPSYAQLHPRDADHLQKRFEADLDELAQAKLKLVGMRLILAQIAEKRNEHELAAYLNQAASEEIRHTNQLLARLGHGENFERLLSSLIHEDKLVYEELLSLLETTPHVEETEDLTFLQQMVQDSQRYRRWFRSIYKQMNQ, encoded by the coding sequence ATGTCTAAAGACCAAGAATTCCATAACGAAATTGATGTCGTCATGCGTGTGATGCATCACGCGCAAGCGGCTGTCAAATCCAGGTTTATTCAGGAAGTTGTTCCCAACCGCCTGACGATTGTCCAGTTTAACGCGCTACAACACCTTCATTGGTATGGGAGTGAGGCTGGTATGTCAGTGAGTGAACTTGGTGAGCACTTGGGTCTTGCCCATAACACAACATCTGGCTTAGTGAGCCGTCTTGAACGGCACGGTTGGGTAATCCGTCGTAAATGTGAGAAGGATCGGAGACGCGCACGGATTAAACTTACGCCGCAGTCTGAACAACTTTTCCGAGAACGTGTAGAACATGCGACGAACTTTTGGCAAAGTACCTTCGGGCAGCTATCCACGCAGGAGCAGGAAAACCTGATTGAAAGCCTGAAACGGCTGAAACAGGTGATGGCAAAACCGGTGTGGCCAAGTTACGCGCAGCTGCATCCACGCGACGCAGACCACCTACAAAAACGATTTGAAGCGGATTTGGATGAACTCGCACAAGCAAAACTGAAACTTGTCGGGATGCGATTGATTCTCGCGCAAATCGCGGAAAAGCGCAATGAACATGAGCTTGCAGCGTACTTGAACCAAGCCGCCTCCGAGGAAATACGTCATACGAACCAACTGTTAGCACGCCTTGGACATGGTGAGAATTTCGAGAGGCTACTTTCATCACTCATTCATGAAGACAAGTTAGTCTACGAGGAATTACTCTCCTTGCTCGAGACGACCCCCCATGTCGAAGAAACCGAGGACTTAACGTTCCTACAACAGATGGTTCAAGATAGCCAAAGATATAGACGTTGGTTTCGTAGTATCTATAAACAAATGAATCAGTGA
- a CDS encoding cytochrome P460 family protein — protein sequence MLKLKHTRNLLTALAIILLFTACAEKQLDELVQQSEEETTDVTETQPVQPEEPAAVALPGLPQDVAGYTQWLKLNADPIPPVPGGDPHNGTKNVYVNQTRDTIAPNGTQQFPYPDGSIVVKDAIRPGKDFIGLIAIMRKKAGVDPEHNDWEFIEYVRNAADAEFRVIAKDGVCWGCHARVKDIDYVFTKLE from the coding sequence ATGTTAAAATTAAAACACACCCGAAACCTACTCACTGCATTGGCGATAATTTTACTTTTCACCGCCTGCGCAGAAAAACAGTTAGACGAACTCGTTCAACAGTCAGAAGAAGAAACTACGGATGTAACGGAAACGCAACCTGTCCAACCCGAAGAACCAGCAGCAGTAGCACTCCCTGGTTTACCCCAAGATGTAGCAGGATATACACAGTGGCTCAAATTAAACGCAGACCCCATTCCTCCAGTCCCTGGTGGCGATCCACACAACGGCACAAAAAATGTTTACGTTAATCAAACACGTGATACCATCGCACCAAACGGGACCCAGCAGTTCCCATACCCGGATGGAAGTATTGTCGTAAAGGACGCAATCCGCCCCGGTAAGGACTTTATCGGACTCATCGCGATTATGCGGAAGAAAGCAGGCGTAGACCCAGAGCATAACGATTGGGAGTTCATCGAATACGTCCGAAACGCGGCGGATGCCGAGTTCCGTGTCATCGCCAAAGATGGTGTCTGCTGGGGATGCCACGCCCGAGTCAAAGACATCGATTACGTTTTTACAAAACTCGAATAA